The genomic interval TGTCCACCTCACCATTTTGCAATCTGTAACTTTTTAAAGGTGAATCAACGCCGTAGATGGCTTTTGCTTGCGCCGCAGTTATTACTGCACTGTCCACCACGCGGAATCCGAATTCGGCAAAGTAGCGAATGTGAAACTGCGGACGGTCGGTGCCGACCATTACTTCATAAACCCCGCTGATGCCCGTATCGGGCAATTGCATGTTTTGTTGAGCGATGGCCGCATATCCGACCATTAATAGTAAAGTTGTTGCTGCAAATATTTTTTTCATGAGTAGATGTTTTTAAGGTAATCAACTTATTTTTCCCAGTTGTCTTCCAAGAATGCGCCCGAAACTCAGCGCAGGTGTAATTAACATGCCGCCACAGAATGCATTGCCGCTGGTTGCCGCTGCTCCGAGTACCTCACCCGCAGCATACAGCCCATTAATAACATTTCCCTGTCTGTCAAGTACTTGCAGGTTGGCATTGACATGCAGGCCGCCGAAACTTATCAGTGAAGAGGTATAGCTGAGCATAGCATAGAAAGGCGCTTTGCTGATAGCATGTGTGAGAGTGCTCCTGCCAAACTCAGGGTCATTTTTTTCGGCAACGGCTTTGTTATAAGCCTCTACGCTTTTTTTCAAAGCCTCTGTTGGGATGCCTGTTTTGGCGGCCAATGTTTCTATGCTGTCGGCTTGTTGAATAAATTTACCATCAAGGGCGGCTTTTCTTATCTGCTCAGGTTTCCAACCGCGAATGACGGGTTCGCCATCATCAATAGACGGGTCATCAAAAATAAGCCAAAATTTTTCGCCGGGCTGGCGGGCAATGATTCGTTCGCGTACATCAGGGTCTAATTCATCCTCATTCAGAAATCTTTTACCTTCCGCATTCACATAAATCTCTCGTGGCGGGCGGTATTTAGAGGTAAACACCATTGCCCATGCGTTCCAATAGTCGGTTCTGCCCGAGCCGGGCTCCAATTCCACACCTCCTAAACTGGAAATATGTTTTTCGGCCCAGCGGAAAGCAGCACCTGCTTTTTGAGCAACCATAATGCCATCGCCGGTAGATGTAAGCGCCGCGGTACTCAATAAACGCGGTCTTTCGGGATGTACTTTTGCAAAAAATTCGGGGTTGGATGCATAGCCACCGGTCGTTAGTACTGTGTTTTTTGCAAAAAAATCAACTTTATTTTTGTTATGGCGCACTCGCACACCCACTACCTGATTTTTATGGACAATCAGGTCGGTTAATTGGTGTTGCAAGCGCACTTCAATATGGGCAGATTTTACATATTTCTCCCATAGCGGTAATATGGTTTGGAAAATAGAGCGTGCGGCATCCGTTCCCCAATAGGTTCGGGGCGTTTGGTAGGGGACGTGCCCGAATACCAATTTGGGAGTTGTCGGCTCAAAGGGGAATCCTAAATCTTCCAGCCAGTCAATGGTGTG from Rhodoflexus caldus carries:
- a CDS encoding FAD-dependent oxidoreductase — its product is MNDVSDLLGQCAAQKYDLIVVGAGTAGMPCAITAAEQGAKVLVIEKADKIGGTLHLSAGHMSAGGTRRQKAMGIDDSPEKHYEDVMRVCKNTADPALVALATREAPHTIDWLEDLGFPFEPTTPKLVFGHVPYQTPRTYWGTDAARSIFQTILPLWEKYVKSAHIEVRLQHQLTDLIVHKNQVVGVRVRHNKNKVDFFAKNTVLTTGGYASNPEFFAKVHPERPRLLSTAALTSTGDGIMVAQKAGAAFRWAEKHISSLGGVELEPGSGRTDYWNAWAMVFTSKYRPPREIYVNAEGKRFLNEDELDPDVRERIIARQPGEKFWLIFDDPSIDDGEPVIRGWKPEQIRKAALDGKFIQQADSIETLAAKTGIPTEALKKSVEAYNKAVAEKNDPEFGRSTLTHAISKAPFYAMLSYTSSLISFGGLHVNANLQVLDRQGNVINGLYAAGEVLGAAATSGNAFCGGMLITPALSFGRILGRQLGKIS